In Streptomyces capitiformicae, one genomic interval encodes:
- a CDS encoding metal-sulfur cluster assembly factor produces MSDTVEMKPASEEEIREALYDVVDPELGIDVVNLGLIYGIHIDDANIATIDMTLTSAACPLTDVIEDQAKSATDGLVNELRINWVWMPPWGPDKITDDGREQLRALGFNV; encoded by the coding sequence ATGAGCGACACCGTGGAGATGAAGCCGGCCTCCGAGGAGGAGATCCGCGAGGCCCTGTACGACGTCGTCGACCCCGAGCTGGGCATCGACGTCGTCAACCTCGGCCTCATCTACGGCATCCACATCGACGACGCGAACATCGCGACGATCGACATGACCCTGACCTCCGCGGCCTGCCCGCTGACGGACGTCATCGAGGACCAGGCCAAGTCCGCCACGGACGGCCTCGTCAACGAACTCCGCATCAACTGGGTCTGGATGCCCCCGTGGGGCCCCGACAAGATCACCGACGACGGCCGCGAGCAGCTTCGGGCGCTCGGGTTCAACGTCTGA
- a CDS encoding non-heme iron oxygenase ferredoxin subunit: protein MATFDRARFIRACGLSELEEDTPKRVELDGTPVSVVKTEGEVFAIYDICSHANVSLSEGEVEDCQIECWLHGSSFDLRTGKPSGLPATRPVPVYPVKIEGDDVLVSLTQES, encoded by the coding sequence ATGGCCACCTTCGACCGTGCCCGTTTCATTCGGGCCTGCGGGCTGAGCGAGCTGGAGGAGGACACCCCGAAACGGGTGGAACTCGACGGCACGCCGGTCTCGGTCGTAAAGACCGAGGGCGAGGTGTTCGCCATCTACGACATCTGCTCCCACGCGAACGTCTCGCTCTCCGAGGGCGAGGTGGAGGACTGCCAGATCGAGTGCTGGCTGCACGGTTCCAGCTTCGACCTCCGCACCGGCAAGCCGTCCGGCCTTCCCGCGACGCGCCCCGTCCCCGTATACCCCGTAAAGATCGAAGGGGACGACGTGCTCGTCTCCCTCACCCAGGAGTCCTGA
- the sufB gene encoding Fe-S cluster assembly protein SufB, giving the protein MTLPIEETAHPELEGLGKYEYGWADSDEAGAAAKRGLSEEVVLDISGKKSEPEWMTKLRLKGLKLFAKKPMPNWGSDLSGIDFDNIKYFVRSTEKQAESWEDLPEDIKNTYDKLGIPEAEKQRLVAGVAAQYESEVVYHQIREDLEEQGVIFLDTDTALKEHPELFKEYFGTVIPAGDNKFAALNTAVWSGGSFIYVPKGVHVEIPLQAYFRINTENMGQFERTLIIVDEDAYVHYVEGCTAPIYKSDSLHSAVVEIIVKKGARCRYTTIQNWSNNVYNLVTKRAVAYEGATMEWVDGNIGSKVTMKYPAVYLMGEHAKGETLSIAFAGEGQHQDAGAKMVHMAPNTSSNIVSKSVARGGGRTSYRGLIEIGEGAPGSKSNVLCDALLVDTISRSDTYPYVDVREDDVSMGHEATVSKVSEDQLFYLMSRGLSEDEAMAMIVRGFVEPIAKELPMEYALELNRLIELQMEGAVG; this is encoded by the coding sequence CGAGGAGGTCGTCCTCGACATCTCCGGCAAGAAGTCCGAGCCGGAATGGATGACCAAGCTGCGCCTCAAGGGCCTGAAGCTCTTCGCGAAGAAGCCCATGCCGAACTGGGGCTCGGACCTGTCGGGCATCGACTTCGACAACATCAAGTACTTCGTGCGCTCCACGGAGAAGCAGGCGGAGTCCTGGGAGGACCTGCCCGAGGACATCAAGAACACCTACGACAAGCTGGGCATCCCGGAGGCGGAGAAGCAGCGTCTCGTCGCCGGTGTCGCGGCCCAGTACGAGTCGGAGGTCGTCTACCACCAGATCCGCGAGGACCTGGAGGAGCAGGGCGTCATCTTCCTCGACACCGACACCGCGCTGAAGGAGCACCCGGAGCTCTTCAAGGAGTACTTCGGCACCGTCATCCCGGCCGGTGACAACAAGTTCGCCGCGCTGAACACCGCCGTGTGGTCGGGTGGGTCGTTCATCTACGTGCCGAAGGGCGTGCACGTAGAGATTCCGCTCCAGGCCTACTTCCGTATCAACACGGAGAACATGGGCCAGTTCGAGCGGACGCTGATCATCGTCGACGAGGACGCCTACGTCCACTACGTCGAGGGCTGCACGGCGCCGATCTACAAGTCGGACTCCCTGCACAGCGCGGTCGTCGAGATCATCGTCAAGAAGGGCGCCCGCTGCCGTTACACGACCATCCAGAACTGGTCGAACAACGTCTACAACCTGGTCACCAAGCGTGCCGTCGCCTACGAGGGCGCGACCATGGAGTGGGTCGACGGCAACATCGGCTCCAAGGTGACGATGAAGTACCCGGCCGTCTACCTGATGGGCGAGCACGCCAAGGGCGAGACCCTCTCCATCGCCTTCGCGGGCGAGGGCCAGCACCAGGACGCCGGCGCCAAGATGGTCCACATGGCCCCGAACACGTCCTCCAACATCGTGTCGAAGTCCGTGGCACGCGGTGGCGGCCGTACCTCGTACCGCGGTCTCATCGAGATCGGCGAGGGCGCCCCGGGCTCCAAGTCGAACGTGCTGTGCGACGCGCTGCTCGTCGACACCATCTCCCGTTCGGACACGTACCCGTACGTCGACGTCCGCGAGGACGACGTGTCCATGGGCCACGAGGCGACCGTCTCCAAGGTCTCCGAGGACCAGCTCTTCTACCTGATGAGCCGTGGTCTGAGCGAGGACGAGGCGATGGCGATGATCGTGCGCGGCTTCGTCGAGCCCATCGCGAAGGAGCTGCCCATGGAGTACGCCCTCGAACTCAACCGGCTGATCGAGCTGCAGATGGAGGGCGCGGTCGGCTGA
- a CDS encoding cysteine desulfurase — protein sequence MTQLPGLLDTEAIRKDFPILDRLVHDDRKLVYLDNAATSQKPRQVLDALSEYYERYNANVHRGVHVLAEEATALYEGARDKVAAFINAPSRDEVIFTKNASESLNLVANMLGWADEPYRVDSETEIVITEMEHHSNIVPWQLLAQRTGAKLKWFGLTDDGRLDLSNIDEIITERTKIVSFVLVSNILGTVNPVETIIRRAQEVGALVCIDASQAAPHMPLDVQALQADFVAFTGHKMCGPTGIGVLWGRQELLEDLPPFLGGGEMIETVSMHSSTYAPAPHKFEAGTPPIAQAVGLGAAIDYLNSIGMDKILAHEHALTEYAVRRLAEVPDLRIIGPTTAEDRGAAISFTLGDIHPHDVGQVLDEQGIAVRVGHHCARPVCLRYGIPATTRASFYLYSTPAEIDALVDGLEHVRNFFG from the coding sequence GTGACACAGCTGCCGGGCCTCCTCGACACCGAGGCGATCCGCAAGGACTTCCCGATCCTGGACCGACTGGTCCACGACGACCGGAAGCTCGTCTACCTGGACAACGCGGCGACCTCGCAGAAGCCGCGCCAGGTGCTGGACGCCCTGAGCGAGTACTACGAGCGCTACAACGCCAACGTCCACCGCGGTGTGCATGTGCTCGCCGAGGAGGCCACGGCGCTGTACGAGGGTGCGCGCGACAAGGTCGCCGCGTTCATCAACGCGCCCAGCCGCGACGAGGTGATCTTCACCAAGAACGCCTCCGAGTCGCTGAACCTCGTGGCGAACATGCTCGGCTGGGCCGACGAGCCCTACCGCGTGGACTCCGAGACCGAGATCGTCATCACGGAGATGGAGCACCACTCCAACATCGTGCCGTGGCAGCTGCTCGCGCAGCGCACGGGCGCGAAGCTGAAGTGGTTCGGCCTGACCGACGACGGCCGTCTCGACCTCTCCAACATCGACGAGATCATCACGGAGAGGACGAAGATCGTCTCCTTCGTGCTGGTGTCGAACATCCTGGGCACGGTCAACCCGGTCGAGACGATAATCCGCCGCGCGCAGGAGGTCGGCGCGCTGGTCTGCATCGACGCCTCCCAGGCCGCGCCGCACATGCCGCTGGACGTGCAGGCGCTCCAGGCCGACTTCGTGGCCTTCACCGGCCACAAGATGTGCGGCCCGACCGGTATCGGCGTCCTCTGGGGCCGCCAGGAGCTCCTTGAGGACCTGCCTCCGTTCCTCGGCGGCGGCGAGATGATCGAGACCGTGTCGATGCACTCGTCGACGTACGCTCCCGCCCCCCACAAGTTCGAGGCGGGCACCCCGCCGATCGCGCAGGCGGTCGGGCTGGGCGCGGCGATCGACTACCTGAACTCGATCGGCATGGACAAGATCCTCGCCCACGAGCACGCGCTCACCGAGTACGCGGTGCGGAGGCTCGCGGAGGTCCCGGACCTGCGCATCATCGGCCCCACCACGGCCGAGGACCGGGGCGCGGCGATCTCCTTCACGCTCGGCGACATCCACCCGCACGACGTGGGCCAGGTCCTCGACGAGCAGGGCATCGCCGTCCGGGTCGGCCACCACTGCGCCCGGCCGGTCTGCCTGCGCTACGGAATTCCTGCGACCACGCGAGCGTCGTTCTATCTGTACTCCACGCCGGCCGAGATCGACGCTCTGGTGGACGGCCTGGAGCACGTACGGAACTTCTTCGGCTGA
- the sufU gene encoding Fe-S cluster assembly sulfur transfer protein SufU, whose protein sequence is MKLDSMYQEVILDHYKNPHGRGLRDGDAEVHHVNPTCGDEITLRVKYDGTKIEDVSYEGQGCSISQASASVLNDLLVGKDLAQAQKIQETFLELMQSKGKIEPDDAMEDVLEDAVAFAGVSKYPARVKCALLSWMAWKDATAQALGGADAERKTA, encoded by the coding sequence ATGAAGCTGGACTCGATGTACCAGGAAGTCATCCTGGACCACTACAAGAACCCGCACGGGCGTGGTCTGCGCGATGGCGACGCCGAGGTACACCATGTGAACCCGACGTGCGGCGACGAGATCACGCTACGCGTGAAGTACGACGGCACGAAGATCGAGGACGTCTCGTACGAGGGCCAGGGCTGCTCGATCAGCCAGGCCTCGGCCTCCGTACTGAACGACCTGCTCGTCGGCAAGGACCTGGCCCAGGCGCAGAAGATCCAGGAGACCTTCCTGGAACTGATGCAGTCCAAGGGGAAGATCGAGCCGGACGACGCGATGGAGGACGTTCTGGAGGACGCCGTCGCGTTCGCCGGAGTCTCCAAGTACCCGGCCCGGGTCAAGTGCGCCCTCCTGAGCTGGATGGCGTGGAAGGACGCGACGGCCCAGGCCCTGGGCGGAGCCGACGCCGAAAGGAAGACGGCATGA
- the sufD gene encoding Fe-S cluster assembly protein SufD has product MAEAQNIPVGSTTAGSIAVAAESTVATRMSAPPSFDVADFPVPHGREEEWRFTPLERLRGLHDGTAVATGDGLKVDVQAPEGVTVETVGRDDARLGKAGTPVDRVAAQAYSAFEKAGVITVPKETVLTEPIRIAVQGEGGTAFAHQVIELGAFAEAVVVIDHTGDAVLAANVDYILGDGAKLTVVSVQDWDDKAVHVAQHNALVGRDASFKSVVVTFGGDVVRLHPRVQYAGTGGEAELFGLYFTDAGQHQEHRLLVDHNTPHCKSNAVYKGALQGDNAHAVWIGDVLIEAKAEGTDTYEMNRNLVLTDGARVDSVPNLEIETGEIVGAGHASATGRFDDEQLFYLMARGIPAEEARRLVVRGFFAELVQQIGIDDIEERLLEKIDEELEASV; this is encoded by the coding sequence ATGGCTGAGGCCCAGAACATCCCGGTGGGTTCCACCACCGCCGGCTCGATCGCGGTGGCCGCCGAGTCGACCGTCGCCACGCGCATGAGCGCGCCCCCGTCCTTCGACGTGGCGGACTTCCCCGTGCCGCACGGCCGCGAGGAGGAGTGGCGGTTCACCCCGCTGGAGCGCCTGCGCGGGCTGCACGACGGCACCGCCGTCGCCACCGGCGACGGCCTGAAGGTCGACGTCCAGGCCCCCGAGGGCGTCACCGTCGAGACCGTCGGCCGTGACGACGCGCGCCTCGGCAAGGCCGGCACCCCGGTCGACCGCGTCGCCGCCCAGGCGTACTCGGCGTTCGAGAAGGCCGGTGTGATCACCGTCCCCAAGGAGACGGTCCTCACCGAGCCGATCCGGATCGCCGTGCAGGGTGAGGGCGGCACCGCCTTCGCCCACCAGGTGATCGAGCTGGGCGCCTTCGCCGAGGCCGTCGTCGTCATCGACCACACCGGTGACGCCGTGCTCGCCGCCAACGTCGACTACATCCTGGGCGACGGCGCCAAGCTGACCGTCGTCTCGGTCCAGGACTGGGACGACAAGGCCGTGCACGTGGCCCAGCACAACGCCCTCGTCGGCCGGGACGCCTCGTTCAAGTCGGTTGTGGTCACCTTCGGCGGCGACGTCGTACGGCTGCACCCGCGCGTCCAGTACGCCGGCACCGGTGGCGAGGCCGAGCTGTTCGGCCTGTACTTCACCGACGCCGGCCAGCACCAGGAGCACCGCCTCCTGGTCGACCACAACACCCCGCACTGCAAGTCGAACGCCGTCTACAAGGGCGCGCTCCAGGGCGACAACGCCCACGCGGTGTGGATCGGCGACGTGCTGATCGAGGCCAAGGCCGAGGGCACGGACACCTACGAGATGAACCGGAACCTGGTTCTGACCGACGGTGCCCGGGTCGACTCGGTGCCGAACCTGGAGATCGAGACCGGCGAGATCGTCGGCGCGGGTCACGCGAGCGCGACCGGCCGCTTCGACGACGAGCAGCTCTTCTACCTGATGGCCCGCGGCATCCCGGCCGAGGAGGCCCGCCGCCTCGTCGTCCGCGGCTTCTTCGCCGAGCTGGTCCAGCAGATCGGCATCGACGACATCGAGGAGCGCCTTCTCGAGAAGATCGACGAGGAGCTGGAGGCGTCGGTCTGA
- the sufC gene encoding Fe-S cluster assembly ATPase SufC encodes MATLEIRDLHVTVEADNATKEILKGVDLTVKQGETHAIMGPNGSGKSTLAYSLAGHPKYTITGGTVLLDGEDVLEMSVDERARAGLFLAMQYPVEVPGVSVSNFLRTSATAIRGEAPKLRTWVKEVKEAMQRLNMDPSFAERNVNEGFSGGEKKRHEILQLELLKPKVAILDETDSGLDVDALRVVSEGVNRVRETGEVGTLLITHYTRILRYIKPDQVHVFSGGRIVESGGAELADKLEEEGYEAYTKGGASA; translated from the coding sequence ATGGCAACGCTTGAAATCCGAGACCTGCACGTCACCGTCGAGGCCGACAACGCCACGAAGGAGATCCTCAAGGGCGTCGACCTCACCGTGAAGCAGGGCGAGACGCACGCCATCATGGGCCCCAACGGCTCCGGCAAGTCGACCCTCGCCTACTCGCTCGCCGGTCACCCGAAGTACACGATCACCGGCGGCACCGTGCTGCTCGACGGCGAGGACGTCCTGGAGATGTCCGTCGACGAGCGCGCCCGCGCGGGCCTGTTCCTGGCGATGCAGTACCCGGTCGAGGTTCCCGGTGTGTCCGTGTCGAACTTCCTGCGTACGTCCGCCACCGCCATCCGCGGCGAGGCCCCCAAGCTGCGCACCTGGGTGAAGGAGGTCAAGGAGGCCATGCAGCGCCTCAACATGGACCCCTCCTTCGCCGAGCGCAACGTCAACGAGGGCTTCTCCGGCGGTGAGAAGAAGCGCCACGAGATCCTCCAGCTCGAACTGCTCAAGCCGAAGGTCGCCATCCTCGACGAGACCGACTCCGGCCTCGACGTCGACGCGCTCCGGGTCGTCTCCGAGGGCGTCAACCGCGTCCGCGAGACCGGCGAGGTCGGCACCCTGCTGATCACGCACTACACGCGCATCCTGCGCTACATCAAGCCCGACCAGGTGCACGTCTTCTCCGGCGGCCGGATCGTCGAGTCCGGCGGCGCCGAGCTCGCCGACAAGCTGGAGGAAGAGGGCTACGAGGCATACACGAAGGGTGGCGCATCCGCGTGA